A genomic stretch from Actinomadura rubteroloni includes:
- a CDS encoding winged helix-turn-helix transcriptional regulator encodes MPGQPRCDEALALAFEVLGKRWTGMLLGVLAEGDAGFAELRRGIGGISDSVLSARITELVGTGLIEREPPDGLRYRLTATGRALVPSLNELTRWANAHLMPQRA; translated from the coding sequence ATGCCGGGGCAACCGAGATGCGACGAAGCGCTCGCGCTGGCTTTCGAGGTGCTGGGCAAACGCTGGACCGGGATGCTGCTCGGAGTGCTCGCCGAAGGGGACGCGGGATTCGCCGAACTGCGCCGGGGAATCGGCGGCATCAGCGACTCGGTGCTCTCCGCCCGGATCACCGAACTGGTCGGGACGGGCCTGATCGAGCGCGAGCCGCCCGACGGGCTCCGGTACCGCCTCACCGCGACGGGCCGTGCGCTCGTCCCGTCTCTGAACGAATTGACCCGCTGGGCGAACGCCCACCTGATGCCCCAGCGCGCCTGA
- a CDS encoding GNAT family N-acetyltransferase — translation MRRDPEVTFREATRDDLPAIVHLLADDPLGATREAPGEVIPAAYFDAFAAIEKDPNNFQIVAEIDGVLAGTFQLTYLPGLTYTGGERAQIEGVRVAAERRGHGIGQIMIGWAIDQARARGCRVVQLTTDRQRPQTIRFYQKIGFIPSHMGMKYHLRED, via the coding sequence GTGCGGCGTGATCCAGAAGTGACCTTTCGCGAGGCGACGCGGGACGACCTCCCCGCGATCGTCCACCTGCTGGCCGACGACCCGTTGGGCGCGACCCGCGAAGCTCCCGGCGAGGTCATCCCGGCTGCCTACTTCGACGCCTTCGCGGCCATCGAGAAGGACCCGAACAACTTCCAGATCGTCGCCGAGATCGACGGCGTCCTGGCGGGCACGTTCCAACTCACCTACCTCCCCGGCCTCACCTACACCGGGGGCGAGCGCGCCCAGATCGAGGGCGTGCGCGTCGCGGCCGAGCGGCGCGGCCACGGCATCGGCCAGATCATGATCGGCTGGGCGATCGACCAGGCGCGGGCCCGGGGCTGCCGCGTCGTCCAGCTCACGACCGACCGCCAGCGGCCCCAGACGATCCGCTTCTACCAGAAGATCGGCTTCATCCCGTCCCACATGGGCATGAAGTACCACCTGCGAGAGGACTGA